One window of Peteryoungia desertarenae genomic DNA carries:
- a CDS encoding MBL fold metallo-hydrolase, producing the protein MSSYRRFTILGCASSPGVPRINGDWGNCDPNNPRNRRTRASFLIEQIGPDGGKTVVVVDTGPDFREQMIRAQVETVDATFFTHAHADHVHGIDDLRGYFITAKRPIPIYAEPYTMERIEQGFGYCLKTPPGSSYPPIVEPRIIQDLDQPIHIDGAGGVIEILPLVQQHGDIISLGLRIGNVAYCCDVSDFPAKTIERLSGLDVLIIDALQYRPHPSHLSLDQALQWIERCGPKRAFLTHMHTPLDYDTVMAQTPAHVEPAYDGLSFDVAIDRTG; encoded by the coding sequence ATGAGTTCATATCGCCGGTTCACGATACTGGGTTGTGCCTCTTCGCCGGGTGTTCCCCGGATCAATGGCGACTGGGGCAATTGTGATCCCAACAATCCGCGAAACCGCCGCACGCGTGCATCTTTCCTGATCGAGCAGATCGGGCCAGACGGCGGCAAGACCGTGGTCGTGGTTGATACCGGACCCGATTTTCGTGAACAGATGATCCGGGCGCAGGTCGAAACAGTCGATGCGACTTTCTTTACGCATGCTCACGCCGATCACGTGCACGGCATTGACGATCTGCGCGGTTATTTCATCACGGCCAAGCGTCCTATTCCGATCTATGCAGAACCCTATACGATGGAGCGGATCGAACAGGGCTTTGGCTACTGTCTGAAGACACCGCCCGGCAGCAGTTATCCACCAATTGTTGAGCCGCGCATTATTCAAGATCTGGATCAGCCGATCCATATCGATGGTGCTGGAGGCGTCATCGAAATCCTGCCGCTGGTACAGCAGCATGGCGACATCATCTCGCTCGGGCTGCGAATTGGCAATGTGGCTTACTGCTGTGACGTCAGCGACTTTCCAGCAAAGACCATCGAGAGACTTTCCGGACTCGATGTGCTGATCATCGATGCCTTGCAATATCGACCGCATCCGAGCCATTTGTCGCTGGACCAGGCTTTGCAATGGATTGAGCGTTGTGGACCGAAGCGCGCTTTCCTGACGCATATGCATACGCCGCTTGACTACGACACGGTCATGGCTCAAACGCCGGCGCATGTCGAACCGGCCTATGATGGCTTGTCATTTGATGTGGCTATCGACAGAACAGGTTGA